The genome window TGAAGCAGGTCGTTAACGTCCATGCATAGAACGCATCAAGACCTTCAACCCTACAGCTGAGCGGCCCTTTGTGCTTGGTCTGCCTACCGGCAGCAGCCCAGTCCTCATCTACCAGCACCTCGTCCAGCGGCACAAAGTTGGCGAAATATCCTTTCGCAATGTAGTCACCTTCAATATGGTACGAAATATTGACCCTGCGTTGTCTCAATCCGCCCTTGCCTCAGAACGTGACACAGCAGCGTGGCAGTGCGGAGAGACGGCTGACCAGATCAGGACGAGTATGTTGGAATCCCACGGGATCACCCCGAGAGTTACCACAGTTTTATGTACAAGCACTTCTTTTCACATGTCGACGTGAAGCCggacaacatcaacatcctCAACGGCAACGCCCGCGACCTCGAGCTTGAATGCCACAACTACGAGGAAAAGATCAAGGCGGTCGGTGGCATCGAGCTGTTCCTGGGCGGCATCGGACCTGATGGCCACATCGCCTTCAATGAGCCCGGTTCCAGCCTCAAGTCTCGCACACGTGTAAAGACCCTTGCGTACGATACCATTCTTGCCAACTCACGATTCTTCGGGAACAACTTGGACCAAGTGCCCAGGATGGCACTGACGGTTGGAGTGCAGACGGTGCTCGATGTGAGTTTCACCAACGTGTATGTGTTCACCTCAACAGTGGCTAATACCACGTCAGGCGCGCGAGGTTGTCATCATCATCACTGGTGCACACAAAGCATTGGCTCTGCAAAGATGCATCGAAGGCGGTGTGAACCACATGTGGACGCTGTCCAGCCTCCAATCCCATCCCCACCCAATGATTGTCGTCGACGAAGATGCCACCTTGGAGCTGCAGGTCAAGACGGTCAGGGTACGTTGTCAGCCCCTGGCTGGTGCAAGGCATTAGCGCACAtgttaagaagaagatcaTCCAGCTGAAACTCAACAGTACTTCAAGAGTATCGAGATGGTAGCCACTGAGCTCGGGTTCCGACAGAAGCTCCCACGAAAACGGGATTCACTTATCGACGAGGGTACCCTGTTGGTTCCCGCGCGGAACCAAGCCCACGGTATCAGCTTGACTGTGCCACAGCAAGACATATCGCGCTCCGCAAGCCCCGTGTTCGAGCCAATGAGTGCCC of Ascochyta rabiei chromosome 7, complete sequence contains these proteins:
- a CDS encoding Glucosamine-6-phosphate deaminase, translating into MRLIIRDDPHAASKYIADYIIERIKTFNPTAERPFVLGLPTGSSPVLIYQHLVQRHKVGEISFRNVVTFNMDEYVGIPRDHPESYHSFMYKHFFSHVDVKPDNINILNGNARDLELECHNYEEKIKAVGGIELFLGGIGPDGHIAFNEPGSSLKSRTRVKTLAYDTILANSRFFGNNLDQVPRMALTVGVQTVLDAREVVIIITGAHKALALQRCIEGGVNHMWTLSSLQSHPHPMIVVDEDATLELQVKTVRYFKSIEMVATELGFRQKLPRKRDSLIDEGTLLVPARNQAHGISLTVPQQDISRSASPVFEPMSARLSDEDAKAKAMQSWDAIEDQPSVRMSARVAG